The following proteins are co-located in the Labrys monachus genome:
- a CDS encoding ABC transporter permease: protein MLLVILRELRWMRRDRLALVLAIGIPVVAFAILAAIFSNAVIRDLRVTVVDSDHSPTSLIYVQAVASAPSVTVAERSGDMTSAMHAIRSGDAIAAVYIPPNFERDLVARKRPQIVVLYNQQYFTPGSNAATAISNALTAATATLTVADRSYAPGSLVVEEYVLTNPALNYGQFLLRSILPTVLHVIVAIAAGYAVGSEFSRRSRRAWLRVAGGSPLTALVGKLAPLFAIFVIMTVVEAGIIHGFYGAPFRGDSLLMGAAACLLVIAYLSLGSLLQLLTRNLALGMSVTAIFCNPAFGFAGVGFPVLAMGGFARFWGTLLPLRWYIQILFDQAVRGLPTSVSAQPFLALGGLAVGLFGLAWWRLRILARTAAPHAATRPRIGPSVQGRGMGAAMVAELQRILNDRGVFGLIVLAPVIYGVLYPQPYLAQVLRSIPIVVVDQDHTELSRDLVEALNADEAVAVAARANTLAEAQAALDRRQVFAILAIPEGTEREILKGNKARLAAYVDSAYFLLYDRTLQGIVEASGTVTAAVAAHGARSDGSLAHAALIRSSPVELLSQPLFNPTGGYASYVVPAAFLLILQQTLLLGGATMGGVAFEQGGTEGWRRRANARAIIGQALAHLCLAVPGFALYLIILPRFYGFSTLGGLVDLVLMAVPFVLSVSFLAQFVSLWFRRRETAVLLFIAVSLPLFFMVGVSWPVEAIPAALRAASRIFPSTSAIDGLVRINQMGATLRDVSRDWAALWILSAVYCLLAVAAARMLSRGITGNER from the coding sequence ATGCTCCTCGTCATCCTTCGGGAACTGCGCTGGATGAGGCGCGATCGCCTCGCGCTCGTCCTGGCGATCGGCATTCCTGTCGTCGCCTTTGCAATTCTGGCCGCAATCTTCAGCAACGCCGTTATCCGCGATCTTCGTGTCACCGTTGTCGACAGTGATCATTCCCCCACATCGCTCATCTATGTGCAGGCAGTCGCGTCGGCGCCGAGCGTCACCGTCGCCGAGCGCTCCGGCGACATGACGAGCGCCATGCATGCCATACGGTCAGGCGATGCGATCGCCGCCGTCTACATTCCTCCGAATTTTGAGCGCGACCTGGTCGCACGTAAACGCCCCCAGATCGTCGTGCTCTACAACCAGCAATATTTCACGCCGGGCAGCAATGCCGCGACTGCAATTTCCAACGCTCTCACGGCGGCCACGGCCACGCTGACGGTAGCGGACCGGTCCTATGCGCCGGGCTCGCTGGTGGTGGAAGAATATGTGCTGACCAATCCAGCGTTGAACTATGGTCAGTTTTTGCTTCGGTCCATTCTGCCGACCGTATTGCACGTGATCGTCGCAATTGCCGCCGGCTATGCGGTGGGCTCGGAGTTCTCGAGGCGTAGCCGGCGAGCATGGCTCAGGGTCGCTGGTGGAAGTCCGCTGACGGCGCTCGTCGGCAAGCTGGCTCCGCTCTTTGCCATCTTCGTGATCATGACGGTGGTTGAGGCTGGTATCATCCACGGCTTCTATGGAGCGCCCTTCAGGGGAGACTCCCTTCTGATGGGGGCTGCGGCGTGCCTTCTGGTCATCGCCTATCTCTCGCTCGGCAGTCTCCTGCAGCTTCTGACCCGCAATCTCGCACTCGGCATGAGCGTCACCGCCATTTTCTGCAATCCCGCCTTCGGCTTCGCCGGGGTCGGTTTTCCCGTGTTGGCGATGGGCGGCTTCGCGCGATTTTGGGGAACATTGCTGCCCTTGCGCTGGTATATTCAAATTCTCTTTGATCAGGCAGTCCGCGGCCTGCCGACATCGGTTTCGGCACAACCCTTCCTGGCTCTTGGAGGGCTTGCCGTCGGCTTGTTCGGACTTGCCTGGTGGCGTCTGCGCATTCTTGCCCGGACGGCGGCACCCCATGCCGCAACGCGCCCCCGGATCGGGCCCTCTGTTCAGGGACGCGGCATGGGAGCCGCAATGGTTGCCGAACTGCAGCGCATCCTCAACGATCGCGGCGTCTTCGGCCTCATCGTTTTGGCGCCTGTCATCTACGGTGTTCTCTATCCGCAGCCCTATCTCGCGCAGGTGCTGCGCAGCATACCGATCGTGGTGGTCGATCAGGACCACACGGAATTGAGCCGCGATCTCGTCGAAGCGTTGAACGCCGACGAAGCCGTCGCGGTCGCAGCGCGGGCCAACACTTTAGCGGAGGCGCAGGCGGCACTTGATCGACGTCAGGTCTTTGCCATCCTGGCGATACCGGAAGGCACCGAGCGGGAGATCCTGAAGGGCAACAAGGCCAGACTGGCGGCCTATGTGGATTCCGCCTATTTCCTGCTCTACGATCGCACGTTGCAGGGCATAGTTGAAGCGAGCGGCACGGTGACGGCGGCCGTCGCCGCCCACGGGGCGCGTTCCGATGGCAGCCTTGCACATGCGGCCTTGATCAGAAGCTCCCCGGTCGAATTGTTGTCTCAACCATTGTTCAATCCCACGGGTGGCTATGCGAGCTATGTCGTCCCTGCCGCTTTCCTGCTGATCCTGCAGCAGACATTGCTCTTGGGAGGAGCCACGATGGGCGGCGTGGCATTCGAGCAAGGTGGAACCGAAGGCTGGCGCCGACGCGCGAATGCCCGCGCCATTATCGGTCAGGCGCTTGCGCACCTTTGCCTGGCTGTGCCGGGCTTCGCATTGTATCTGATCATTCTGCCGCGCTTCTACGGGTTTTCGACGTTGGGAGGGCTTGTCGACCTCGTCTTGATGGCCGTGCCCTTTGTGCTCTCCGTGAGCTTTTTGGCTCAGTTCGTCAGCCTATGGTTTCGGCGGCGCGAGACCGCCGTGCTCCTGTTCATCGCCGTCAGCCTGCCTTTGTTCTTCATGGTGGGCGTTTCATGGCCGGTGGAGGCTATTCCCGCGGCCCTTCGTGCGGCCAGCCGTATCTTTCCAAGCACATCGGCAATCGACGGGCTGGTCCGCATCAATCAGATGGGCGCCACCCTGCGAGACGTCTCGCGCGATTGGGCCGCCCTGTGGATCCTAAGCGCGGTCTATTGTCTCCTGGCGGTGGCGGCAGCCCGCATGCTCAGTCGAGGGATCACTGGCAATGAACGCTAA
- a CDS encoding HlyD family secretion protein yields the protein MNANPAGRRLKVLSLLVLVGAAAIVVYRFQAEPKSSPPILGVAHQTEIRVSSETSARLVSFNVTAGQEVHKGDVLAVLSNPELEAALQEAKAAAASARADRANVDAGDRKEEVDIGAQNVVIAESNLTLAQQQQKRASALASRDFASEQQLDDSNASLAKAEANLSLVQAVYAQSKAGPTREERTIAQAKVALADTAIADLEAKLAKTTLVAPADGVAGILIAEPGEVISPGQPVMTLEIGHERWFTFTIREDRLAGITIGTPLELLTARGETLQTRVTELRPLGEFAVWRAARAVGDHDVNSFLVRADPTRGTPTVEAGMTVWIDRKKTVADGHKL from the coding sequence ATGAACGCTAATCCGGCAGGCCGACGCCTGAAGGTGCTGTCCCTCCTGGTCCTTGTCGGAGCGGCGGCGATCGTGGTGTATCGATTTCAGGCGGAGCCCAAATCGTCACCACCGATCCTGGGGGTTGCGCATCAAACCGAAATTCGTGTGTCGTCCGAGACGAGCGCGCGCCTCGTGTCCTTCAACGTGACCGCAGGACAAGAGGTGCATAAGGGAGATGTCCTGGCTGTGCTGAGCAATCCGGAACTCGAGGCGGCCCTTCAAGAGGCCAAGGCGGCCGCGGCTTCGGCGAGAGCCGACCGAGCCAATGTCGACGCGGGAGATCGCAAGGAAGAGGTCGATATCGGAGCGCAGAACGTCGTCATCGCGGAGTCCAACCTGACGCTTGCCCAGCAACAGCAGAAGCGGGCATCGGCGCTGGCGTCGAGAGATTTCGCGAGCGAGCAGCAACTGGACGACAGCAACGCGTCCCTCGCCAAGGCCGAGGCCAATCTCTCCCTGGTTCAAGCGGTATATGCACAGAGCAAGGCGGGGCCTACCCGCGAAGAGCGTACCATAGCTCAAGCCAAGGTCGCGCTCGCCGATACGGCAATCGCTGATCTCGAGGCCAAGCTTGCCAAGACGACGCTCGTCGCACCCGCCGACGGCGTTGCCGGGATACTGATTGCCGAGCCGGGTGAAGTAATCTCGCCCGGACAGCCGGTGATGACGCTCGAGATCGGGCATGAGCGCTGGTTCACCTTCACGATCAGGGAGGACAGGCTCGCTGGCATCACAATCGGAACTCCTCTTGAATTGCTGACGGCACGCGGAGAGACGCTTCAAACGCGCGTTACGGAATTGCGCCCTCTCGGAGAGTTCGCCGTGTGGCGCGCGGCGCGTGCCGTCGGCGACCACGACGTCAATAGCTTTTTGGTGCGAGCGGATCCGACGAGGGGGACCCCCACGGTGGAAGCGGGAATGACCGTATGGATCGACAGGAAGAAAACAGTCGCGGACGGTCATAAACTATAG